In one Brevibacillus choshinensis genomic region, the following are encoded:
- a CDS encoding ABC transporter ATP-binding protein, translated as MEKAILRVENMKARYGPVEVLHGIDLHVNEGEIVSLLGSNGAGKTTLLNCICGLHGAKDGSVWFRDQDITRIPAELVVARGMAHVPERRQIFSTLTVEDNLWLGASHRMPKTSKREIAKEMETVYERFPILAERKWQLGGTLSGGQQQMLAIGRALLSRPQLLLLDEPSLGLAPLIAKEILTIVQEIRSQWGTTVLLVEQNARAALAISDRAYVLSTGTVMLEGTAEMISNDPRVQSAYLGHSHEAV; from the coding sequence ATGGAAAAAGCGATCTTACGCGTAGAAAACATGAAAGCTCGTTACGGTCCTGTCGAAGTGCTGCACGGTATTGACTTGCATGTAAATGAAGGAGAGATCGTATCCTTGCTCGGCTCAAATGGAGCGGGCAAAACGACACTGCTCAACTGTATTTGCGGATTGCACGGCGCCAAAGACGGTAGCGTTTGGTTCCGTGATCAGGACATTACTCGCATCCCGGCTGAACTGGTGGTGGCGAGAGGAATGGCGCATGTGCCTGAGCGCAGACAAATTTTCTCCACGCTGACAGTGGAAGACAACCTATGGCTGGGAGCTTCTCACCGCATGCCCAAGACGAGCAAGAGAGAGATCGCCAAAGAGATGGAGACGGTGTACGAGCGCTTCCCGATCCTGGCTGAGCGGAAGTGGCAGCTCGGCGGTACGCTGTCCGGCGGCCAACAACAAATGCTGGCGATCGGTAGGGCCTTGCTCTCCCGACCACAGCTGCTCTTGTTGGACGAGCCGTCATTGGGGCTGGCACCGTTGATCGCCAAGGAAATCTTGACGATCGTGCAAGAAATTCGCTCACAGTGGGGGACAACTGTTTTGCTGGTTGAGCAAAATGCTCGCGCTGCGCTGGCCATTTCAGACCGAGCGTATGTGCTTTCCACCGGAACCGTCATGCTGGAAGGCACAGCAGAGATGATTAGCAACGATCCAAGAGTGCAATCTGCCTATCTGGGACATTCCCATGAAGCGGTTTGA